One genomic window of Corynebacterium pseudotuberculosis includes the following:
- a CDS encoding type IV toxin-antitoxin system AbiEi family antitoxin domain-containing protein, whose translation MGNRIFTTQELHQLGLSRSAIATKIKHGALYRVERGIYTEEKPEGILLLKALQRSRPGLIFSGRTAMQVHMSAEIETPVEAVIIKSRSACSNDVIRIKHVRSVASELRQGVRVASPLNVLNNAEAMPIAECVDFIEKTYWGKSGSARLIRDISRTRLSKHAHRVIELAAVGAESPAEIRLFRKLRSMGYPFEQNLKIGAYRWDGVHTKSKVIVEVDGYTYHGNRHAFVYDRWKGNEAVRRGYTLVRYSAWCIFECLDQVAGQIVALVGARLRGGQTPLLAFEKTPVWDWHPLLG comes from the coding sequence ATGGGCAACCGCATTTTTACTACCCAAGAGCTGCATCAATTAGGTCTTTCCCGCAGCGCAATCGCAACCAAAATAAAACATGGGGCCCTCTACCGCGTAGAGCGCGGAATTTACACTGAAGAAAAACCAGAGGGAATTCTTCTGCTTAAGGCATTGCAAAGATCTCGACCCGGGCTTATTTTTAGCGGGCGCACGGCGATGCAGGTGCATATGTCTGCAGAAATCGAGACTCCGGTGGAGGCCGTAATTATAAAGAGCAGATCTGCCTGCTCAAATGATGTAATCCGCATCAAACATGTGAGGTCTGTAGCGTCAGAGCTCAGGCAAGGGGTCCGCGTAGCGTCGCCGCTTAATGTTCTCAATAATGCGGAGGCTATGCCTATTGCGGAATGCGTCGATTTTATTGAGAAAACATATTGGGGGAAGAGCGGATCAGCACGTTTAATCCGCGATATTTCTAGGACCCGGCTGAGTAAGCATGCCCATAGAGTAATCGAGCTTGCCGCTGTAGGAGCAGAAAGCCCCGCAGAGATTCGTTTGTTCAGAAAACTCCGCTCTATGGGCTATCCGTTTGAACAAAATCTGAAGATCGGCGCTTATCGATGGGACGGCGTGCATACAAAGAGCAAGGTCATAGTTGAGGTAGACGGATACACCTACCACGGAAACCGTCATGCTTTTGTCTATGACCGATGGAAAGGCAATGAGGCCGTGCGTCGAGGCTATACCTTGGTTCGCTACTCTGCATGGTGCATCTTCGAATGCCTCGACCAAGTAGCAGGGCAAATAGTTGCCTTGGTGGGTGCCAGGCTGCGCGGTGGACAAACTCCTTTATTGGCGTTTGAGAAGACACCGGTGTGGGACTGGCACCCTTTGCTGGGATGA